In Dioscorea cayenensis subsp. rotundata cultivar TDr96_F1 unplaced genomic scaffold, TDr96_F1_v2_PseudoChromosome.rev07_lg8_w22 25.fasta BLBR01000343.1, whole genome shotgun sequence, a genomic segment contains:
- the LOC120254102 gene encoding BEL1-like homeodomain protein 1, protein MFAKDRDCMRLLKFSLMATTHIQSSVLMGSKYFKAAQELLDEVVNFSNGVKEAKKVITKKKINREEDKDGDELTIEEKQELQLKKATLVRMFHEVKERYRQYLHQMQALIFTFEAVAGVGSAKTYTSLAMHTISKQFRCLCDAISDQIQEISKCLGEEDHFGPRLWVVNNQLGPQGVPQHVVMIKNNAWKPQRGLPERAVAILRSWLMENFLHPYPKVSEKNMLAKQTGLTRRQVTNWFINARVRLWKPMVEEMYLEETKNEEQSINSNGNSATRTDHSEYQLKSVTSLYSLQQNTVPGLMDVESYYSYPFVGGFAATTDVSLSLGLQHFEQIPQPSYYFISNDYLSFKNNMNMQNGRSFS, encoded by the exons ATGTTTGCCAAGGATAGAGATTGCATGAGACTTTTAAAGTTCTCTCTAATGGCAACAACACACATTCAATCAAGTGTTTTAATGGGTTCCAAGTATTTCAAAGCAGCTCAGGAGTTGCTAGATGAAGTAGTTAATTTTAGCAATGGagttaaagaagcaaagaaagtgATTACTAAGAAGAAGATCAAcagagaagaagataaagatGGTGATGAACTCACCATTGAAGAGAAGCAAGAGTTGCAATTGAAGAAAGCCACACTAGTTCGCATGTTTCATGAA GTGAAGGAGAGGTACAGGCAATATCTCCACCAAATGCAAGCTCTGATCTTTACTTTTGAAGCAGTGGCTGGTGTTGGTTCAGCCAAAACATACACTTCTCTTGCTATGCACACCATATCGAAGCAGTTTCGATGTTTATGCGATGCTATTTCCGATCAAATTCAAGAAATAAGTAAGTGTTTAGGAGAGGAAGATCATTTTGGACCAAGACTTTGGGTTGTTAATAATCAGTTAGGACCTCAGGGAGTTCCTCAACATGTAGTGATGATCAAGAACAATGCTTGGAAACCTCAGAGAGGTTTGCCTGAGCGTGCTGTGGCCATTCTTCGTTCTTGGCTCATGGAAAACTTTCTCCATCC ATATCCAAAAGTTTCAGAAAAGAACATGCTTGCAAAACAAACAGGCCTCACTAGAAGACAA GTGACAAACTGGTTTATAAATGCAAGAGTGAGGCTGTGGAAGCCAATGGTGGAAGAGATGTACTTGGAGGAGACTAAGAATGAAGAGCAGAGTATTAATAGTAATGGAAACTCTGCAACAAGAACAGATCACAGTGAATATCAGCTCAAGAGTGTAACAAGTCTTTATTCATTGCAGCAAAACACAGTTCCAGGCTTGATGGATGTTGAGAGTTACTACTCTTATCCCTTTGTTGGTGGTTTTGCAGCAACTACTGATGTTTCATTGAGTCTTGGCCTGCAACACTTTGAGCAAATCCCACAAccatcttattattttattagtaacGACTATTTGAGCTTCAAGAACAATATGAACATGCAAAATGGAAGGAGTTTTTCTTAG